The Sulfuricurvum sp. genome contains a region encoding:
- a CDS encoding YaiO family outer membrane beta-barrel protein yields MHNFSTLFILFILSLSLRGESLTDSSSNYSIENYDESIKNISALISKNDFPQAINRLEAMDKHYPKNVEIIELLASLQYWSHNYPKATFYYQTLYDMTHNRSYLVKMDEVSNTSLNDQFAAKKNFVLLKGEAYSYGANHNSEQDFTLQAGIHALGMTWIGSTASIHRYALTDRQNGLEIYSDLGDKSSKRWGFLSVYQSSNPYFLPTLDYSAGIYQGVFHDTELGLVYRHMIFQNTSVDIYKPSIALPLPWNNGMRLTEDLYWVPSSHSYASVSTLAYDQIEHLHLYYALTLGNGYEVTGVDPLLHTRTFSQTIGGDWRFSPSWSVGSSLTDGRRTNLYRRSGGEIFLKYFW; encoded by the coding sequence ATGCATAATTTTAGTACCCTTTTTATCTTATTCATCCTATCATTATCTCTCAGAGGAGAATCATTAACCGATAGTTCCTCTAACTATTCTATCGAAAACTATGATGAAAGTATTAAAAATATTTCTGCTTTAATTTCTAAAAATGATTTTCCACAAGCAATAAATCGGCTGGAAGCAATGGATAAACACTATCCAAAAAATGTTGAAATCATTGAACTTTTAGCATCGTTGCAATATTGGAGCCACAACTATCCAAAGGCAACTTTTTATTATCAAACACTTTATGATATGACCCACAATAGATCCTACTTGGTCAAAATGGATGAAGTTTCAAATACTTCATTAAATGATCAATTCGCTGCAAAAAAGAACTTTGTCTTACTAAAAGGTGAAGCTTATAGTTATGGAGCAAATCATAATTCTGAACAAGACTTCACCCTTCAAGCAGGAATACACGCATTAGGAATGACATGGATAGGAAGCACAGCTTCCATTCATCGTTATGCCCTAACAGATCGACAAAACGGCTTAGAAATATATAGCGATTTAGGCGATAAAAGTTCTAAGAGATGGGGATTTCTTTCTGTATATCAATCTTCAAATCCATATTTTTTACCTACGTTAGATTACTCTGCTGGAATTTATCAAGGAGTCTTTCACGATACCGAACTTGGATTAGTATACCGTCACATGATATTTCAAAATACTTCAGTCGATATATACAAACCTTCTATTGCACTTCCGCTACCATGGAATAACGGTATGCGATTAACTGAAGACCTTTATTGGGTCCCTTCTTCCCACTCTTATGCCAGCGTTTCTACATTAGCTTATGATCAGATAGAGCATCTTCACCTTTACTATGCCCTTACCCTCGGAAATGGTTATGAAGTCACCGGAGTTGATCCGCTTTTACATACACGTACTTTCTCTCAAACAATAGGTGGAGATTGGCGATTTAGCCCTTCATGGTCAGTAGGATCATCATTAACAGATGGGAGAAGAACCAATTTATATCGAAGAAGTGGTGGAGAAATTTTTCTCAAATATTTTTGGTAA